The sequence below is a genomic window from Fibrobacter sp. UWB10.
CCGATGCTTGGCTTGTTGGGTACGGTTTCGGGCATGGTTCACACATTTGAAAACATTAAGCTTTTCGGTTTCGGAAACCCGGTGCTTTTTGCCGATGGTATTTCTGAAGCTTTGCTCACGACGCAGGCGGGACTTTTGATGTCGTTCCCGCTGATGCTTGCCTATAACTTCTTGGCAGGCCGTGTCGAAAAAATCGAGGAACTGGCCTGGAGCGAAGCGCTCAAGTACGAAAGCTACGTTTTTAAAGAAGGAAAGTTTGAGGTCAAATAATGAGTTTTATTCGTAAAAGAGTTCATGATACAGGAAAGATTGACGTGTCGCCGATGCTCGACTGCGTCTTTATCCTGCTTATCTTCTTTATTGTGACGTCGACTTTCACGCGCGAAACGGGCGTTGACGTTACCAAGCCCAAGGCCAGTTCTGCAAAGGATTTGGCCAAGGAAAGCATTTTGATTGGCGTGACTCGCCAGGGTACGATTCACATTAACGAAACCCAGGTGAATCTGACGACTTTGAATACGGTGCTCCGCCAGATGATGGCTGAAGCGCCTGACCGCCCGGTGATTATCGTGAGCGATCGCGATGCCCCTAACGGTGTCGTTGTCGATATTCTCGATGAATGCAACCTCGCCAAGGTCCGCAAAGTTTCTATCTCGGCGAATAAGGAAGAATAGCCCCGTTTTTTATGCTTGATTTTGTTGGAAAATATCTCCGTTACCCGATTGCACTAGTGCTCTCCTTTGTGTTGAGCGCGGTGTTTTTCCTTGCGATTCCGGTGATTAATGCATTGATGTCTGATAAGGGCGTTAAAGGGCAAAAGGAATTGGAGGCCGTGACCGAGGTGGAAGTCCTGGTGAGTGAAAAGAAACCGGAAGTCAAGCAGAAGGTGATTCGCACAATTGTGAACCCGAATCCGTTCAAGATTACCTCGAACATGGGGGTGTCTCGCAGTCAGAATTTCCAGATGGATTTGTCGCTTGCCCGCGGTGCTGCTGGCGATGGCGTGGCTGTTGGTACGGGCTCCATGGAAAACGTGGTGTACGAAGCGGGCGAAGTGGACGAACAGGCCCAAGTTTTGCGTGAAATCCAGCCCAAGTTCCCCGAAAAGGCTAAGCGCATGGGCGTTTCGGGTTACGTAAAAGTCTTGATTGTGATTGATGTGAATGGCGATGTGGCGCAGGCTCAGGTGTTGACGCAGGATCCTGCCGGCTATGGATTTGATAACGAAGCCTTGAAGGCTGTAAGACAGTGGAAGTTTAGCCCGGCGCAGTTGGGCGGATTCCCCGTGGCACAGAAGGCCACAAAGGAGTTCCGCTTTGTTAATTGATTTTAATTACAAATTGTTTTTCTTTTTTAAAAAGATGACAAAGGTTTTATGCGGGCGGGGCCCCAGCTCGGAGTTGCGAAGGCCGCACGGGCCCCTCCCTGCACCCTCCCCATCCTTGGCCGACGCTAATTCTGACAAAAAAAGTTATCTGCGGACAAAAAAATCTTTTTTTGTTAGTGTATTATTGTTTGCTGTTTCTGTTGAAAGTGCTTTTGCCGCTGAAGACTATTTCTTCAAGGCAAATGAGTTGTATGACCAGGGCAAGTTTAAGGAAGCGGTGCCGCTGTATCGTGCTGCGATTGATGATGGCCGCTATGAACCGTTTGCTTGGTTCAACTTGGGCAATGCTATGGTGCAACTTGACCGCAAGCAGGTGGCCATGGTCGCTTACAAGCGTACGGTAGAACTTTTGCCGACGTTTGAAAAGGCCTGGATGCTCCTTGGCGACCTTTACTACTTGGGCAATGATGTGGGTGAAGCCATTGCGGCTTACAATCGCGCCATTGAACTCGGCGTGGAATCGGATCATGTGCATTTTGCGCTGGCGGAATGCTACTTGAAGGGTCGAGACTGGACGCTTGCACAGAAGAACTTTGAACGCGCTTTGCAGCTGAACCCGGACCGTATGGATGCTTGGTATGGCCTTGCTGAAGTCTACGAAAAATTGGGCGACTACGAATACGCCATCAAGACGCTTCAGAATGCTTTGCAGATGACAGCTACCGCGGGCGCCGATGTTCATTTTACGATGGCTTATTACTACCGCAGCATGGATTCTGCGAGACAATCCTTGAACGAAATGGAAAATGGAATCTTGATGGATCCGGAAAATGTTTCGGCTCGCCGCTACTTGGCGCAAATGTATGTGCAGAACAATTCTCCGTGGATGGCCATTTTTACGCTTGAAGAAGGACTTCGCCACAATAAGGGTAAGGCGGATTTGAACCTGGATTTGGGACAGATTTACTTTACCCAGAAACGCTATGACGAAGCGTTCGATTGCTACATGAAGGCTTGGCTTGCGGGCAATTCGCAAGGGCGTATCGGTGCTGAAAATGTAGGCCACGTATTCTCGAATGCGGGTGATACCGAAAAAGCCGAAAGCCTGTACAAGCGCATTCGCGAGAAAAAGTAGATTCTTCGTGGTGTAGCGCTTGCTTTTACTCGTTGTCATATATGCGGCCTTTATTGGCCTAGGGCTTCCTGATACGGTGCTTGGGGCGGCATGGCCCGTGATGCAGCATGACCTGAATGCGCCTCTTTCGGCAGCAGGGCTTTTGTCGATTATCGTCAGTGTGGGAACGATTGTTTCGAGTTTGTGGACGCCGGCACTTTTGCGCCTGATGGGAACGGGTAAGCTTGTCTTTGTGAGTATTGCGCTTACGGCGGTGGCTTCGTTTGGTTACGGATTTTCGACGACATTTTGGATGATGAGCCTGTTTGCGGTTCCCATGGGAATCGGGGCGGGTGCAATCGATGTCGCGATGAACAACTTTGCGGCCATTTACTTGGAATCGAAACACACGAGTTGGCTGCATGCCAGTTGGGGCGTGGGCGCATGCCTTGGTCCAGCTCTGTTTTCTATCTCGGTGGTGACGGGTGTCGGTTGGCGTGGAGCCTACGACATAGTCGCCTTGTTGCTTGCGGTGATTGCCGCGATGATGCTTATAACGCTCCCGATTTGGAAAAAGACGGAAAAACGCGATGCTTTGCAGCAGGCGCCTGCGGTAAAGGATATCTCGCTGTGGGCGGCGCTCAAGGTGCCTGGAATGAAACTTTCTTTCTGGGTGTTCTTCTTTTATTCGTCGCTTGAAATTTCCACAAGTCTTTGGTGCGGTACTTATTTGGTGGCTCGCGGTTTTGAACCTGAAATCGGGGCGATTGCGGTTTCGCTCATGTTTGCTTCTGTCATGATTGGCCGCATTTTGAGTGGCTTTTTTGCTATTAAGTTTACGGATATGCGCTTGGTGCATGCGGGTATTGCCATCGTGGTGCTAGGCTGTCTTGTTCTGGTATTGCCTTTGCCGCTCTGGTTTACGCCGGTGTGTATTTGTCTGCTTGGGCTCGGTTGTGCTCCGGTGTATCCGTCACTTATTCATGCGACCCCAGCACGATTTGGTGAAGAACTTTCGGGCCGCGCCATCAGTATTCAAATGGCTGGCTCTTATGTGGGGTCCATTCTGATGCCGCCAGCGTTTGGACTTGTTGCTATCAAGACATCTGTAATTGTGTGGCCGGTGGCGTTAGCGTTGTTTGTGGGTTGTCTTTTGCTGTGTGTATGCTTGCTCGATTATGTGACTCGCAAAAAGTTACATAATGCTTTCGCGACCGAGCGAATCAAGGACATTTTGCACCAAGTCGAGAAAATGGCGGAACTGCGCCGAAGGCTCCGTAAGGAACGTCGTCGGGAACGCCGGAAAAACAAGCTGAAACAAGCGCGAATCAAACGAAAGCTGGACCGCCATTAAATAGGGTGCGGCGTCTTTTTCTACATTTGGTTTCATGGCAAAGAAGAAAAAGGTATGGAAATCTCCTGCCATGGCACAGGCCATGCGCAGCAAAGAAGACAAACTCCGTGAAACGCTTACGCAGATTGTGAGCGGACAGAGCAGACTTTTACACCGCCCCGAAGATTTGTACGAGGCGATTGCAAACGGCATTGACGATATCGAAAACTTCAAGAATCCGAAAGACCAGCTGGAACTTTTAGCTTGGACTTTGCGTGCAGACTTTATTTCGTTCAAGGCCGATACCGACGAAGAAAAGGAATACTGGGACAACCTCTTTTACGATGCGGGAACGTTTTTTGTGGAACTGGCATCGCAGTATACCGACAAGGATTATGTCGCAGACTTGATTCATGACCTCGCCATGCGCCATGTGGGTGGTGAAGGCCGCTCGGTGGTGTTCCTGAGTGTCGAAGAAATTTTGCCCAAGGAACGCGCGCAGGCCTTGCTCGAAGAATTGATCAACAAGGTCACCGAAGTCGACCAGGGCAACCGCGAAGATATTCTGGATGCCATTTGCGATATGGCTGATTCTATCAAGGATGCGGCGAACTTTGCGAAGGCTGCACTCCTGAAGGATCCGGATAAGAGCAATGCAACGCTTATCGATATCGCCAACGCCCAGTTTATGGCAGGGAACATTGAACTTGCCAAGCAGTGGCTCGGCGATGTTCGCAACCCCGGCTCCGAAGACGAAGAAGCGTATCTGGATTTGCAGGCCGCCATTGCCGACAAGGAAGGTCGCAAGTCCGATTGCATCAAGATTGCCCGTACCTTGTATGAGACTTTCCCGAAGGTGATGAACCTCGGGCGTTTGGCCGCCTTCTTGCCCGATGCTGAGGCCGACCGCGTGCTCAAGGAACATGAACAGTTCCGTAACGGCAATACGGCGAATCTGGAATTTATGCAGTTGCTCGCCGGCATGAAGCGTTACAACCAGCTTTCGGGCTACGTGGACCGCTTTGAAAAGGACTTGACGACGCTCGATGCCGAAGAACTGACCGAGTTTGCAGACGCCGTTGAAAAGGACGGCCAGAAGGCTCTTGCCGACCACATTCGCGACTGGATTGTGGAAGAACCGGAAGACGCACAAGCCTTTGATGACAAGGATTAAGTCTGATGGCGAATTTTGGTCATGTTTACTTGATTGGTGCAGGTCCTGGCGATCCGGGACTCTTGACGATTCGCGGAAAAGAAATTCTGGAATGCGCCGACGTGGTGGTGTACGACCGCCTGGTTTCTCCGGCGATTCTTGGAATGTGCAATTCAAAGGCGAAGATGGTCGATGTGGGCAAAATGCCGACGCACCACAAGGTGAAACAGTCTGAAATCAACAAACTCTTGGTGCAATTTGCGCAGGAATACCCGCAGGGCATTATTGCTCGCTTGAAGGGTGGTGATCCGTTCGTGTTCGGGCGTGGTGGCGAAGAAGCTTTGGAACTGGTGGCGGCTGGCGTTGAATTTGATGTGGTTCCGGGCATTACTTCGGCCATTTCGGTGCCAGCTTATGCGGGCATTCCCGTAAGCCATCGCGGCATTGCAACAAGTTTCCACATTATCACGGGCCACGAAAAGGCTGAATCGAATGGCGAACTTTCGCTGGACTTTGAAAATCTCGCGAAGTGCCAGGGTACACTCATTTTCTTGATGGGCATTGCCAACATGGACTTTATCGCCAAGCGCCTTGTGGAATGCGGCAAGGACCCGAAAACTCCGCTTGCTTTTATCGAAAAGGGAACCACGCCGTACCAGCGCACGGTCGTGGCGACGCTTGAAACAGCGGGGGAGACGATTGTTCGCGAAAATGTGACAGCTCCCGCGATTACGATTATGGGCGGTGTCGTTGAACTGGGCAAGACGCTCGCTTGGAAAAAGAATTTGCCGCTTTCGGGCAAACGCCTGGTGGTGACTCGCGCCGCCAAGCAGGCCAGCGGAATTACAGCCCGCCTTACGGCCCTCGGTGCCGAAGTCATCGAGACTCCGATGATTGAAACGCGCGCGGTTGAAGGCTCGTTCAATTGGGCTGACCTCGCGAATTTCGACATTCTCGCTTTCACAAGCACGAACGGTGTTGAATCTTTCTTTACGCAGTTGCTTGCTTCTGGCAATGACATTCGCATTCTAGCTGGCAAGAAAATTGCAAGTGTGGGGAAGATTACCGAAAAGAAATTGCTGGAATATGGCATTCGCTGCGATTACGTGCCCGAAGACCATACCGGTGAAGGCCTTGGAAAACTGCTGCGAGATGTGGTTGATAAAGGCGAATTGGACGCATCCCGCATCTTGTTGCTTCAAGGCAATCTCGCTGATGACACCCTGTTGAAACTTTTACCGCAGGCTGTGCGCTGGGTCGTTTACGAAACGCTCCCGGTGGCTGAACTCCCTGAATGGAAGCGTGAAGCGGTTGAATCTGCCGATGCCATCGTCTTTGCCAGCACCAGTGCCGTCGAGAATTACGTTAAACTCATGCCCCAAAGCACCGACGGTGCGACCTCATACCCCGTACCTCACACCTCTTTTTGCATCGGTCGTATGACGGAATCTGCAGCCCGCAAGCATGGTTTTGAAACCGTTACCTCCGACGAAACCACCATGGATTCCCTCGTCAAGAAAATCGCGGAATATTACGCAGGGGAGCGCGCATAATGAAGGCAATTCTGATTATCGCGCATCACTGCATTTTGCCGGGGGCTTACAAGGGCTTCGAAGAAATCATGGATAAATTGCACCATGATTTGCCCGGCACGCGCGTGGCAAGTACGAGCCTGTTGGATTTGGAAAATGACTTGCGTACGCTCTTGCGCGAAGATGTGGAATCGGTGACGCTTTTGCCGTACTTGTTGCTGAATGGTCAGCATACCAAGAACGATGTGCCCAAGGTCGTGGCACACCTGCAGGCTGAATTCCCTCAGATTCCGATTACGCTTTTGCCTTGCCTCGGCGACTGGAAAGAATTTGCCGATATGGTGGTTGCTGGAGTCCGTAGCGCGCAAATAGACGAGAGAACGCCCGCTGATGCGGGCTACAGACGAAAGACGAAAGAAAATGAGTCTTGTCAGAATAATCTCTCGTCTCCCGCCTCTCGTCTCTCGTCTAAGCCAAACCTCTTCTCCATCGAACTGAATCTCGAAGGCAAGAATGTTCTGGTGGTAGGCGGTGGCCGCATTGCCCTTCGCAAGGTCAAAACGCTTTTGCCCACGGGGGCCCGCATTACCGTAGTCGCCCCGCAGTTCGACCCGGAATTCGCAACATTGTCGTCCGTAACCTTGATTAATCGCCCATATGAGCAGCTCGACCTTCGCGGAATCTTTATGGTCTTTATTTGCACCGACCAGCCCGCGGTCAATGCTCAAGTGTCTAACGATGCTCACGCCCGCCGTATTCTGGTGAATAATGCCTGCGACTACCTCGATGGCGACTTTATTGTGCCTGCCCGCATGGATTTTGGCGAAAATATCGCCGTTACGGTTTCTACGCAGGGCCGTGCCCCCTCGCTCGCCAAGAAACTTAAACAGAAAATCCAGACCGAATGGGCCGAAGGCCTTGAACAGATTGAGCGGGATTTTTTGTTATAATTTAAAACGGAGGTGAAAATATGATTATCCGTCCTCGTCGTTTACGCAAGAATGTAACTATCCGCAACATGGTGGCCGAAACCGCCGTGAATCCCGATGCTCTCGTATACCCGATGTTCGTGGTCGAGGGGGAGAATGTCAAGGAAGAAATTCCTTCGATGCCGGGACAGTATCGTTTTTCGATTGACGCTATTCTGACTGAACTTGAAGAATGCGTTAAACTTGGAATCAAGTCGATTTTGTTGTTCGGTATTCCTAGCTTTAAAGATGAATTGGCTTCGTCTGCTTATGACGATGATGGCATTGTGCAGCGTGCGGTTCGCTCAATTAAGGCGCATTTTCCGGACTTGTACGTGATTACGGATGTTTGCCTTTGTGAATACATGAGCCATGGTCACTGCGGAATTGTCAAAGAAGACGGCGATGTCGATAACGACCCGACACTTGAACTTTTGGCAAAGACAGCGCTTTCGCATGCTGAAGCCGGTGCCGACATGGTTGCCCCCTCTGACATGATGGATGGCCGTGTGGCTGCAATTCGTGAAAAACTGGATGAAAATGGTTTCACGAATTTGCCGATTATGGCGTACAGTGCCAAGTTTGCAAGTGCTTATTATGGCCCGTTCCGCGATGCCGCTGATTCTGCTCCGCATTTTGGTGACCGCAAGAGTTACCAGATGGATGTTCGCAATGGTCGCGAAGCCCTGCACGAAGTGGAACTTGATTTGGAAGAAGGAGCCGATATCGTGATGGTTAAGCCTGGGCTTGCCTTCCTCGATATTTTGCGTGAAACGGCTGAAATGAGCAATGTGCCAGTGGCCGTTTACAACGTGAGTGGCGAGTATTCCATGGTGAAGGCGGCGGCCCAAAATGGTTGGATCAATGAAGATGCGATTATCCGTGAAAACTTGATTGCTTTCAAGCGTGCCGGTGCCGATATCATCATTACTTACCATGCCAAAGAAGCCCTTGAAAAGGGCCTTTTGAAATAGAATTTGTTCTAACTTATTGCTAAACAATAGTTTAGATAAATTTTTTCAAAAAAGTGCAATTATGATATAAATCACACTTTTAAGTGTGATTTTGTAATTTGTTTAATTTTTATTAACTTTGTATAAAAATGGTATTATATTTGTAGTGTCGTTTTAGATAAAACGCACATAAATAAAAATGGAGAATAAAATGAAAAAGTTGATGCTCGCTGCCGCTTTCGGCGCTGCTGCTATCCTCACCGCTTGTGGCGATGATTCCTCTTCTAACGCTTCTGGTTCTTCCAAGACTCAGCTCGACGGCAAGTCTGTTGTTTCTTGCGACGTGGTTAGGACCATTGCTGGTATTGAAAGCCATTCTTGCCATGCTATCGCCGCTGATGACGCTGGCGTTGACGCTTTCTTGGCCAAGTGCGGCGCAAATAACGAATTCGACACGGCTGTTTATACTCCGGGTCAGGGTTGCACGGGTGCTGTGCTTGCTTGCGATACGCAGGAAGGCGGCCAGGTGGAATACTTCTACGATGACGCTTCCGCTCATTTCGGTTGCGAAGGCGTTGGCCCGCACAACTTCTAATATCTATTGAGCATTAGGTATTTTTTTACGGAAGGTCCGGCCCTCGGGTCGGATTTTCTATTTTTGGTGGCATGAATCATTCTTTGAGTGAAAAACTTTTTGCCGAAGCCAAGAACTTAATGCCGGGTGGCGTGAATAGCCCGGTGCGTGCCTATAGCAATGTGGGGGCAACGCCTCCGTTTATCAAGCGTGCTAAGGGTAGCCACATTTATGATGTTGATGGTAACGATTACATCGACTACGTGGGCAGTTGGGGCCCGATGCTTTTGGGACATGCTCATGAAGCCGTGATTAAGGCGGTGGCCGATACGGCCCAGAATGGCCTTAGCTTTGGTGCACCCTGCGGACTGGAATCGGAACTTGCGAAGCTCGTGATGGAGCTTGTGCCGAGTGTCGAGATGATTCGCATGGTGAACAGCGGCACCGAAGCCACCATGAGTGCGATTCGTGCGGCGCGTGGTTTCACGGGCCGCGACAAGATTGTCAAGTTTGAAGGTTGTTACCACGGCCATAGCGATAGCTTGCTGATTAAGGCGGGCTCGGGGATGCTTACCACCGGTAAGCCGAGCAGCAAAGGTGTGCCGGCGGATTTGGCTAAGTATACGCTGACGCTGCAATACAATGACGTGGCCGGCGTCCATGAGTTATTCGATAAGATTGGCGACGAGATTGCAGGCGTCATTGTAGAACCCGTGGCCGGGAATATGGGCGTGGTGCCCGCGAAGCCGGAATTTTTGCAGGCGCTTTCCGAAGAAACCAAGAAGCATGGCGCGCTCTTGATTGTGGATGAAGTCATGACGGGTTTCCGCGTCGGAATTCACTGCGCTCAGGGCTTGTACGGAATTAAGCCGGATCTTACGACTTTCGGTAAGATTATCGGCGGTGGCATGCCGGTGGGCGCTTATGGCGGCCGCTTGGATGTGATGCAGCAGATTGCGCCTCTCGGTGGAATTTACCAGGCGGGTACGTTGTCGGGTAATCCGGTGGCGATGGCGGCAGGCCTTGCCACGATGCGCGAATTGAATTCGCACCCTGAATATTATGTTCGTGCCGAAAATAGCACTAAGAAGTTGATTGCAGGCCTTGAAGAGGCTGCAAAGTTGGCCGGAATTCCGCTGGCCACGAACCAGGTGGGTTCCATGGGTTGTATCTTCTTTACCGAAGGTCCCGTCACCTGCTTTGTCGATGTGCAAAAGTCCAACTTGGATTTGTTCCGCCGCTACTTCCTTGGAATGCTCGACGAAGGCATTTACCTTGCCCCGAGCCAGTTTGAGGCGATTTTCGTGAGTGCGGCTCATACCGACGATGATATCGACCGTACCATTGAAGCTGCCCGCAAGGTTTTCAAGTCGCTGTAATTTCTATTTTTGGGCTCTGAAAAATTGAGGTTCTGAATGATTGTATCTTGGATGACCACCAACAAGTGTAACTTGACCTGCAAGCACTGCTACCAGGACGCAGGCGAGAACAAGGCTGCCGAACTCACGACCGCCGAGGCCATGAAGCTGATTGACGAAATCGCGAGGGCGGGGTTCAAGATTATGATCTTTAGCGGTGGCGAGCCCATGACCCGCCCAGACATTGTGGAGCTTGTCGCGCACGCCTCGAGCAAGGGACTTCGCCCGGTTTTTGGTACCAACGGTACGCTCATTACCCATGATTTGGCTTTTAAGCTGAAGGCTGCCGGTGCTATGGCTATGGGTATCAGCATTGACAGTATCGATCATGACCGTCACAATGATTTTCGCGGCCTTCCGAATGCCTTCGAACTCACGATGATGGGTATCGAAAACTGCAAGGCTGCAGGCCTCCCGTTCCAGATTCATACGACGATTATGGACTGGAACCAGAACGAAATTTTCGACATTATGGACTGGGTCAAAGAAATTGGTGCCGTAAACCACCAGATTTTCTTCTTGATTCCCGTGGGTCGCGGCAAGGAAATTGAAGGTCACGCTCTCCGCGTTGCTGAATACGAAGGTCTGCTCCGCAAGATTATGGAAAAGAGCCGCACCCTCGGCATCCCGGTGAAGCCCACTTGCGCTCCGCAGTTCCTGCGCATTGCTGACCAGCTCGATATCAAGACGCGTTACAGCCGTGGTTGCCTCGCTGGCTTGGATTACTGCATCGTAAGCCCGATAGGTAAGGTGCGCCCCTGCGCCTACATGATGGAAGAAGCGGGCGATGTACACGACACGCCTTTCGATGAAATTTGGGCGAATGCCGAAGTGTTCAAGAAGCTCCGCACCAAGGCCTATGCCGGAGCCTGCGGCAAGTGCAAGTTCAACGACCGCTGTGGCGGTTGCCGCGCCCGTGCTGCCTACTATCACGACGGCGACTACATGCAAGAAGACTCGTATTGCGCTTACGGGAGAGGCCTGTGAGTTTCACCGCCGACGATGAAAAATATATGCGCATGGCGCTTCGCGAGGCCGAAAAAGCCTTTGACGAAGGGGAAATCCCTATCGGTTGCGTCATCGTAAAAGATGGCGCTGTCATTGGTAAGGGCCATAACCAGATTGAAATGCTCAAGGATGCCACAGCCCATGCCGAAATCTTGTCGATTGGAACGGCTGCAAGTGCCCTCGACAATTGGCGCCTGGAAGGTTGTACTTTATATGTAACGCTAGAGCCTTGTCCGATGTGCGCAGGAGCTATTTTGAACAGCCGAATCAGCCGTGTGGTCTATGGTTCTCCGGATACCCGTTTTGGCGGCTGCGGCACGACAATTGACGTCATTACGAATAACGCGCTCAAACGCGAAGTCGAAGTGGTTGGGGGACTCCTTGCCGACGAATGTTTGGGCATTTTGAAGGCTTTTTTCCAAAAGATGCGGCTACAAAAAGGTGATAGCGGCAACAAGGGAATTAGTTAATACTATATTCTGCATATGAATTTCTTTAAGTTTTTTGCGAGCGCTAGCGCTCTTTTTGCCCTGTGTGCCTGTGATGGTAATGAGTTCGTTCTTACGTTCAACACCCAGAACGCTCCCCAGCAGACATATTTCCTTGAATCTTCTTTGAATGCAATCTTGCCGACGACGGATTCCGTGTCTGGAACGCCCGAAGCAATGAATACGCATCTCAGTGTTCGTGCGACCAATTCTCTTTTGACCGCTTACGACGATGGTTCTGCCAAGTTCCAGCTTAAAATTGACTCGGTAGACTACAAGTCTGATAAGCGTACGGTCGAAGAATTCAGCAGCATGGAACGCTACATGTCCACCGAACATTTCCAGTTCAAGATGGCTAAAGATGGCGATATTCGCGATGCTGTTATCGAAGACTCCGTGATGCTCGGAACCGAGGCTCTGGATTTGATTCGCATTTTCCTCAAAGTCCAGCCGCTTTTGCCGGGCAAACCGGTCAAACTGGGCGAAACTTGGGACCGTCAGGTCGAAATTCCGGGTACATCTAAAAAGACGGTGGTGTACAAGTCCTTTACGCTCGAAGACCATTATGTTCATGATGGTGTCCAGATGGCCAAGATTGGCATGAACATCAAGTACAAGGAACTTGCTGATTCGACCTCTGACTTGCGCATGGAAAGCAAAGGCTTTATCGTGGGTACGGGTACAATCCTGTTCGACATGACGCATGGTGCTATTTCGAATGTGAAAATGGAATTGACTGGCGACCTGAGTGTAAACGATATTGTTGCCGACAACGTGATTCCCGATATGCATGTGATTCAGAAAATCAAGCTGAGGAGTGAATTTTGATTTTAGACTTTAAGAAATGGTCAGGACTTGCCTTAGCGACGTTCTTATTTGTTGGTGCCGCGGTTGCGGGGGAGATGCCTTTCCCGCCGATTGAAAATGGCAAGGTAAAACTAGTGGTGGCGGATAGCCCTTATTTGCTGGAACAGGGTGCTGTTTTTTCGGCAAAGGATACCTTGGAAATTGAACCGGGTGTAACGGTCTTGATGGGCGAATATGCAAAGCTCATGTTCCGTGGCTCCGTCAAAATTATCGGTACCGACGCTGCTCCCGTGGTGTTCAAGAGCGCTGATTCGCTCAAGAGCTGGAACGGTCTTCATTTTGTGTCGGCGAACAAGCCGTTTGAAATCAAGAACCTGGTTGTTGAAAATGCATTCCGCAATACGGTGTTCCGCTCTAAGGGCATTTTCGAAAACGTGAAGTTCGTGAACAACTACTACGGCCTTTGGATTGACGATGTGCCCGAAGTATTCCTTGCTCGTTGCGAATTCGTGCGCAACCGCTTTGCCCTTTCGATTCGCGCCGGCCAGGTGGTGTCTGCCGATACCAAGATCAGCGACAACGTTTATGGCCTTTACCTGGAACCGGGTGGAAAGTTCGATGGCGACAAGAGCTTGATTAAGGATAATCTTGAAGCCGATGTGCGTAACGAAGCCGAAGAACTTGCCGCACAGGGCAAGCGCGTGAACAGGAATATCTGGCACCGTATCGAAACCTCTTTCTAAGGAATCTTTAGTGCAAGAGTCGTTCCGCAGATCCATTCGCAAGATGACGGATAGTAGCGTCCGTCTTTCGGTGCGACCGAATCGCTCCACCATGATGGCGACGCTTTCGCAGTCGATGATGGTGACTTGGTCGATTGTGTTGCACGAACACTTGGATGCCATGCTGAACGATCCGGCGGTAAATGTCGGTACGACAGAACTGATTTCTTTTAGCGAAACCGCTTGGAAATTGGCCGATTCCAGTTTCCCGCAGATTGTGGCTGATGCCAACAAGCTTTACGATGAATTTCGCACCAAGTGGATGCAGCGTTTTTCGACAGACGAAGTGATGCGCCTGCTTCTGGAAGGCGGAGACTTCTTGCATCACGACGAAGAAAAGGGCTGGGCGCTGACGGTCAAGAACAACAAGCAAGACATTAATGCTTTTTATTCCGCGACGATTCACTTGCTGGTGAGCGACGCCGAACCGTTGTTCGTCCGCATGCACGGCCGCGTCATGCAGTTGCAGGAAAAG
It includes:
- the hemB gene encoding porphobilinogen synthase; the protein is MIIRPRRLRKNVTIRNMVAETAVNPDALVYPMFVVEGENVKEEIPSMPGQYRFSIDAILTELEECVKLGIKSILLFGIPSFKDELASSAYDDDGIVQRAVRSIKAHFPDLYVITDVCLCEYMSHGHCGIVKEDGDVDNDPTLELLAKTALSHAEAGADMVAPSDMMDGRVAAIREKLDENGFTNLPIMAYSAKFASAYYGPFRDAADSAPHFGDRKSYQMDVRNGREALHEVELDLEEGADIVMVKPGLAFLDILRETAEMSNVPVAVYNVSGEYSMVKAAAQNGWINEDAIIRENLIAFKRAGADIIITYHAKEALEKGLLK
- the hemL gene encoding glutamate-1-semialdehyde 2,1-aminomutase, with protein sequence MNHSLSEKLFAEAKNLMPGGVNSPVRAYSNVGATPPFIKRAKGSHIYDVDGNDYIDYVGSWGPMLLGHAHEAVIKAVADTAQNGLSFGAPCGLESELAKLVMELVPSVEMIRMVNSGTEATMSAIRAARGFTGRDKIVKFEGCYHGHSDSLLIKAGSGMLTTGKPSSKGVPADLAKYTLTLQYNDVAGVHELFDKIGDEIAGVIVEPVAGNMGVVPAKPEFLQALSEETKKHGALLIVDEVMTGFRVGIHCAQGLYGIKPDLTTFGKIIGGGMPVGAYGGRLDVMQQIAPLGGIYQAGTLSGNPVAMAAGLATMRELNSHPEYYVRAENSTKKLIAGLEEAAKLAGIPLATNQVGSMGCIFFTEGPVTCFVDVQKSNLDLFRRYFLGMLDEGIYLAPSQFEAIFVSAAHTDDDIDRTIEAARKVFKSL
- the nirJ2 gene encoding putative heme d1 biosynthesis radical SAM protein NirJ2, yielding MIVSWMTTNKCNLTCKHCYQDAGENKAAELTTAEAMKLIDEIARAGFKIMIFSGGEPMTRPDIVELVAHASSKGLRPVFGTNGTLITHDLAFKLKAAGAMAMGISIDSIDHDRHNDFRGLPNAFELTMMGIENCKAAGLPFQIHTTIMDWNQNEIFDIMDWVKEIGAVNHQIFFLIPVGRGKEIEGHALRVAEYEGLLRKIMEKSRTLGIPVKPTCAPQFLRIADQLDIKTRYSRGCLAGLDYCIVSPIGKVRPCAYMMEEAGDVHDTPFDEIWANAEVFKKLRTKAYAGACGKCKFNDRCGGCRARAAYYHDGDYMQEDSYCAYGRGL
- the tadA gene encoding tRNA adenosine(34) deaminase TadA, with amino-acid sequence MSFTADDEKYMRMALREAEKAFDEGEIPIGCVIVKDGAVIGKGHNQIEMLKDATAHAEILSIGTAASALDNWRLEGCTLYVTLEPCPMCAGAILNSRISRVVYGSPDTRFGGCGTTIDVITNNALKREVEVVGGLLADECLGILKAFFQKMRLQKGDSGNKGIS